In the genome of Shewanella glacialimarina, one region contains:
- the focA gene encoding formate transporter FocA, which translates to MKSENTQTTLVGNQHAIIKAETSLSIADDYGMKKVQKSSWQSFTLAIFSGMFIAIAFVFYISVTTGSEAGWGITRFIGGIAFSLGLMLVIAAGGELFTSTVLTSVTWINKRITMKQQLHCWARVYLGNMVGALLMVLLIMLGRLFELADNQWGLSALNIAQHKLHHTWLQAFVLGILCNVLVCLGIWMTFATKDLLTKCFLVILPVAMFVATGFEHCIANLFMLPFGIAVQNFAPDSFFMALEISRDQFSDVNLSNAIFNNLIPVTLGNIVGGAVAIGLGYWLVENGSFSTITSTNSIIKPAVKTEVD; encoded by the coding sequence ATGAAATCTGAAAATACCCAAACCACTTTAGTGGGCAATCAACATGCCATCATTAAAGCCGAAACATCCTTGTCTATTGCTGATGATTATGGAATGAAAAAAGTCCAAAAATCTTCTTGGCAATCATTCACTCTGGCGATATTTTCAGGGATGTTTATTGCAATCGCTTTTGTGTTCTATATCTCGGTTACGACTGGTAGTGAAGCCGGTTGGGGCATAACGCGCTTTATTGGTGGTATCGCGTTTAGTTTAGGCTTAATGCTGGTTATTGCCGCAGGTGGTGAGTTATTTACCAGTACGGTATTAACCAGTGTTACCTGGATTAATAAACGGATCACTATGAAGCAACAATTACATTGCTGGGCACGGGTTTATTTAGGCAACATGGTTGGCGCATTATTGATGGTGTTGCTTATTATGTTAGGCCGCTTATTTGAGTTAGCGGATAACCAGTGGGGCTTATCGGCACTCAATATTGCCCAGCACAAATTACATCATACTTGGCTGCAAGCATTTGTATTAGGTATTTTGTGTAATGTGTTGGTGTGTTTAGGCATTTGGATGACATTTGCCACTAAAGACTTATTAACGAAATGTTTTCTAGTGATATTGCCTGTTGCCATGTTTGTTGCCACAGGTTTTGAACACTGTATTGCTAACTTATTTATGTTGCCTTTTGGTATCGCAGTACAAAATTTTGCCCCAGACAGTTTTTTTATGGCGTTAGAAATTAGCCGAGATCAATTTAGCGACGTTAACTTAAGCAACGCTATTTTTAATAACTTAATTCCGGTGACATTAGGCAATATTGTTGGCGGGGCGGTCGCGATAGGTTTAGGTTACTGGTTAGTTGAAAACGGCAGTTTTTCAACTATTACCTCAACAAATAGCATAATTAAACCTGCGGTAAAAACAGAAGTAGATTAG
- a CDS encoding DUF3703 domain-containing protein — protein MRKKLKDAYGLEMDQAIRFYTLNKFDVAFYHLERAHILGQSYILPHTKSHWWMLKIGFKKHNFREVFGQISRIIASVLFSKIWVPTGNTGGTNVNPLKSMPIPEDVNKILSE, from the coding sequence GTGCGAAAAAAACTTAAAGATGCTTATGGTTTAGAAATGGATCAAGCTATTCGTTTTTATACATTAAATAAATTTGATGTAGCATTCTATCACTTAGAACGAGCGCATATTCTAGGTCAAAGTTATATTCTACCTCATACAAAATCCCATTGGTGGATGCTTAAAATTGGTTTCAAGAAACACAATTTCAGAGAAGTATTTGGTCAGATAAGCAGAATAATAGCGTCGGTATTGTTTTCAAAAATTTGGGTTCCGACAGGAAACACAGGCGGAACTAATGTCAATCCATTGAAATCAATGCCTATCCCTGAGGATGTAAATAAAATTCTGAGTGAGTAG
- the yfbV gene encoding terminus macrodomain insulation protein YfbV → MVLNVVTLIRDGKKYMSTWPMVRQLGFYFPEYRVVKATQTAFWAMPVIALFVASSQIYVLGWGHFPQTLAMTLFIISLPIQGLLWLGWRSRHPLPLSLFDWSNQLSQKLNQMGVNCQPLGAKACYLDFASLLNIAFNRLDKHYWDEL, encoded by the coding sequence TTGGTACTCAATGTTGTCACGCTAATTCGCGACGGTAAAAAATACATGTCCACTTGGCCCATGGTGCGCCAGTTAGGCTTTTATTTTCCTGAATATCGTGTCGTTAAAGCGACTCAAACTGCCTTTTGGGCAATGCCAGTTATTGCCTTATTTGTTGCATCTAGCCAAATTTATGTTTTAGGTTGGGGTCATTTCCCCCAAACTTTGGCGATGACCCTGTTTATTATTAGTTTACCTATTCAAGGCTTGCTCTGGCTTGGTTGGCGTTCACGTCATCCATTGCCATTAAGTTTGTTTGATTGGAGCAATCAGCTTAGTCAAAAACTCAACCAAATGGGCGTTAATTGCCAACCACTAGGTGCCAAAGCGTGTTACTTAGATTTTGCTAGCTTACTTAATATTGCCTTTAACCGATTGGATAAGCATTATTGGGATGAGCTATAA
- the cysK gene encoding cysteine synthase A gives MSKIFEDNSYTLGNTPLVRLNRVSNGNVLAKIEARNPSFSVKCRIGANMIWDAEKKGTLTKDVELVEPTSGNTGIALAYVAAARGYKLTLTMPNTMSLERRKLLKALGAKVVLTEGAKGMKGAIDKAEEIRLSDPSKYLVLGQFSNPANPEIHEKTTGPEIWNDTDGQVDVFVAGVGTGGTITGTSRFLKAQGKEVISVAVEPVDSPVIAQAKAGQPIQPGPHKIQGIGAGFIPGNLDLSLVDRVEAVSNEDAIEMSLRLMKEEGILVGISSGAAVVAANRIAALPEFADKTIVVILPSAAERYLSSVLFAGEFGDSENVQ, from the coding sequence CGCGTCAGTAACGGTAACGTATTAGCCAAAATTGAAGCTCGTAACCCAAGCTTTAGTGTTAAGTGTCGTATTGGCGCTAACATGATTTGGGATGCGGAAAAGAAAGGCACCCTAACTAAAGATGTAGAGCTAGTAGAACCAACATCAGGTAATACAGGTATTGCACTTGCTTATGTTGCCGCAGCTCGTGGTTATAAGTTAACCCTAACTATGCCAAACACAATGAGCCTAGAGCGTCGTAAACTGTTAAAAGCACTCGGTGCTAAAGTGGTATTAACAGAAGGCGCTAAAGGCATGAAAGGCGCAATTGATAAAGCAGAAGAAATTCGTTTATCAGATCCGTCTAAATATTTAGTTTTAGGTCAATTCAGCAACCCTGCTAATCCTGAAATTCATGAGAAAACCACAGGTCCTGAAATTTGGAATGATACTGATGGCCAGGTAGATGTGTTTGTTGCCGGTGTAGGTACTGGTGGCACGATTACAGGTACTAGCCGTTTCTTAAAAGCACAGGGTAAAGAAGTTATTTCTGTTGCTGTAGAGCCAGTGGACTCACCCGTTATCGCTCAAGCTAAAGCGGGTCAACCTATCCAACCTGGACCACATAAAATCCAAGGTATTGGCGCGGGTTTCATCCCAGGAAACCTAGACCTTTCATTAGTTGACCGCGTTGAAGCTGTTAGCAATGAAGATGCTATTGAAATGTCATTACGCTTGATGAAAGAAGAAGGTATTTTAGTAGGCATATCTTCTGGTGCAGCTGTTGTAGCAGCTAATCGTATTGCTGCACTGCCAGAATTTGCAGACAAAACAATTGTTGTTATTCTACCATCAGCAGCTGAGCGTTATTTATCATCAGTGTTATTTGCTGGTGAGTTTGGCGATAGCGAAAACGTACAATAA
- the pta gene encoding phosphate acetyltransferase, which produces MSRNIMLVPIGIGVGLTSLSLGMVRALERKGVKVQFFKPIAQIRSGDKGPERSTTILSKSPTVNPLEPFGMEHAEALIRSEQTDVLMEQIIARASECAANTEIIVVEGLVPTRSHPFADDINYEIAKALDADVIFIATPGNDTPNGLMNRLEIAYNSWGGAKNKRVIGSIINKIGAPTDNEGRARPDLSEVFDHNNVKVGDTAGMFQLPGKSPLRILGSVPFNLDLISPRASDLAKHLNARIINAGEMHIRRMRRVTFCARSIPNMVTHIKTNSLLVTSGDRSDVIVSACLAAMNGVKIGALLLTGGYEPEPEIMKLCEQAFETGLPVFLIDSNTWQTSLNIQRFDHEVPVDDAVRVEKVQEYVASHIDQSWIESVTQDSTREHRLSPPAFRYKLTELARAARKKIVLPEGEEPRTIKAAAICAERGIARCVLLGNREEILRIASVQDVVLGEGVEIIDPETAREKYVEPMLNLRRHKGLTEVVAREQLEDNMVLGTMMLAENEVDGIVSGAINTTANTIRPPLQLIKTAPGSSLVSSIFFMLMPDQVLVYGDCAINPDPNPEQLADIAIQSAESAAAFGIEPRVAMISYSTGTSGTGSDVDKVREATRIAKEKRPDLIIDGPLQYDAAVMPNVAMSKAPNSPVAGKATVFIFPDLNTGNTTYKAVQRSADLVSIGPMLQGMRKPVNDLSRGALVDDIVYTIALTAIQSAQNEAKAKS; this is translated from the coding sequence ATGTCTCGAAATATTATGCTCGTTCCGATCGGTATCGGCGTGGGCTTAACATCACTCAGTTTAGGTATGGTGCGCGCGCTTGAACGTAAGGGCGTAAAAGTACAATTTTTCAAGCCAATTGCACAAATACGCTCTGGCGATAAAGGCCCTGAGCGCTCTACCACCATTTTAAGCAAATCGCCCACCGTTAATCCGTTAGAGCCATTTGGTATGGAGCACGCTGAAGCGTTAATCCGCTCTGAACAAACAGATGTGCTAATGGAGCAAATTATTGCACGGGCATCAGAGTGTGCCGCCAATACTGAAATTATTGTAGTAGAAGGGTTAGTGCCTACCCGCAGCCACCCATTTGCCGATGATATTAACTATGAAATAGCCAAAGCACTTGATGCTGATGTTATTTTCATTGCAACACCAGGTAATGACACCCCTAATGGCTTAATGAACCGCTTAGAAATTGCTTATAACTCATGGGGTGGGGCTAAAAATAAACGCGTAATTGGTTCTATTATTAACAAAATTGGCGCTCCTACCGATAATGAAGGTCGTGCTCGTCCAGACTTGTCTGAAGTATTTGATCATAACAACGTTAAAGTCGGTGATACCGCAGGCATGTTTCAGCTACCAGGAAAAAGCCCACTGCGCATTCTTGGCAGCGTACCATTTAATTTAGATTTGATTTCGCCTCGTGCATCAGATTTAGCAAAACATTTAAATGCCAGAATAATCAATGCGGGTGAAATGCATATTCGACGCATGCGTCGTGTCACTTTTTGTGCTCGTTCAATTCCTAATATGGTAACCCATATTAAGACTAACTCATTATTGGTCACCTCTGGTGATCGATCTGATGTTATCGTCTCGGCCTGTTTAGCGGCAATGAATGGTGTCAAAATTGGTGCATTACTGCTGACCGGTGGCTATGAGCCTGAACCTGAAATTATGAAATTATGCGAACAGGCATTCGAAACAGGTTTACCGGTATTCTTAATTGACAGTAACACCTGGCAAACCTCACTCAACATTCAACGTTTTGATCATGAAGTACCTGTAGACGATGCGGTTCGAGTTGAGAAAGTACAAGAATATGTCGCCAGCCATATCGATCAAAGCTGGATCGAAAGTGTCACTCAGGATTCAACTCGCGAACATCGCTTATCACCGCCCGCTTTCCGTTACAAACTAACCGAATTAGCTCGTGCTGCGCGCAAGAAAATTGTGCTACCTGAAGGCGAAGAGCCACGCACCATTAAAGCTGCGGCTATTTGCGCTGAACGTGGTATTGCCCGTTGTGTATTGTTAGGCAATAGAGAAGAGATTCTTCGTATTGCTTCGGTTCAAGATGTGGTGCTAGGTGAAGGAGTTGAAATTATCGACCCTGAAACCGCACGTGAGAAATACGTCGAACCTATGCTAAACCTTCGTCGCCATAAAGGCTTAACGGAAGTCGTAGCCAGAGAGCAGCTAGAAGATAACATGGTACTCGGTACTATGATGTTGGCTGAAAATGAAGTTGACGGCATTGTATCTGGTGCAATCAATACCACAGCGAATACGATTCGCCCTCCATTGCAGCTGATCAAAACAGCGCCAGGCTCAAGCTTAGTCTCTTCGATATTCTTTATGTTGATGCCAGACCAGGTGCTCGTATACGGCGACTGTGCCATTAATCCAGATCCCAACCCTGAACAGTTGGCAGACATTGCAATTCAATCTGCAGAATCTGCTGCTGCATTTGGTATTGAACCTCGTGTCGCTATGATAAGTTATTCAACAGGTACTTCAGGTACGGGATCAGATGTGGATAAAGTACGTGAAGCAACTCGTATTGCCAAAGAAAAACGTCCCGACCTCATCATTGACGGTCCATTACAATATGATGCCGCGGTTATGCCTAATGTCGCCATGTCTAAAGCACCTAATAGTCCAGTCGCGGGTAAAGCCACAGTATTTATTTTCCCAGATTTGAATACGGGTAACACAACCTACAAAGCGGTTCAGCGTAGTGCCGATCTAGTCAGTATTGGACCAATGTTGCAAGGCATGCGTAAACCTGTAAATGACTTATCTCGCGGCGCATTAGTCGATGATATTGTTTACACTATCGCATTGACGGCTATTCAATCCGCACAAAATGAAGCAAAGGCTAAATCTTAG
- a CDS encoding DUF924 family protein has product MYQKIIDFWFTELEPKQWWQKDVAFDLMIQTRFGAVHNQAKAGELFHWRETALGSLAEVIVIDQFSRNIYRDKPESFACDSMALALAQFTISKGLDSELSQIQRIFLYIPFMHSESKLIHTEAVRLFSSVGIQSNLDFEYKHKEIIDRFGRYPHRNAILGRQSTKDEIEFLKLPNSGF; this is encoded by the coding sequence ATGTATCAAAAAATTATAGACTTTTGGTTTACAGAGCTTGAGCCTAAGCAATGGTGGCAAAAAGATGTTGCCTTCGACTTAATGATTCAAACTCGTTTTGGCGCGGTCCACAATCAAGCTAAAGCCGGTGAGTTGTTTCATTGGCGTGAAACAGCTTTAGGTAGTCTTGCTGAGGTTATCGTAATAGATCAATTTTCACGAAATATTTATCGTGACAAACCAGAGTCATTTGCATGCGATTCAATGGCATTAGCACTTGCTCAATTTACCATATCAAAAGGTTTGGATAGCGAGTTATCGCAAATTCAGCGTATTTTTCTTTATATACCCTTTATGCACAGTGAGTCGAAGTTAATACACACAGAAGCGGTCAGGCTATTCAGCTCTGTGGGTATTCAAAGTAACCTAGATTTTGAATATAAACATAAAGAGATTATTGATAGATTTGGTCGTTATCCGCATCGCAACGCAATTCTAGGGCGTCAATCAACAAAAGATGAAATAGAATTTCTAAAGCTACCAAACTCAGGGTTTTGA
- the pflB gene encoding formate C-acetyltransferase, whose product MTDNTTVFANAWNNFVAGDWKTQVNVRDFIQHNYTPYEGDESFLADATDATLSLWDKVMEGIKQENTTHAPIDFDTKMVSTITSHDAGYINQELETIVGLQTDAPLKRAMLPNGGIRMVEGSCKAYDRELDSDINYIYSELRKTHNQGVFDVYTPEIMACRKSGILTGLPDAYGRGRIIGDYRRIALYGIDYLMQDKLAQFTSLQAQMEAGDDLNNVIQLREEISEQYRALTQMKVMAAKYGCDISVPATSAKEAIQWTYFGYLAAVKSQNGAAMSLGRTSSFLDIFIERDIKNGIITEQQAQEMVDHFVMKLRMVRFLRTPEYDELFSGDPIWATESIAGMGVDGRTLVTKSSFRFLHTLYNMGPSPEPNITVLWSTKLPQGFKSYCAKVTIDTSSIQYENDDLMRPDFQSDDYAIACCVSPMIVGKHMQFFGARANLAKTMLYAINGGVDEKLKKQIAPKTAAITDTVLDFDDVMTRLDSQMDWLATQYVTALNSIHFMHDKYSYEAALMALHDRDVRRTMACGIAGLSIAADSLSAIKYAKVKPIRDESGIAVDFDIEGDYPKFGNNDSRVDDIACDLVERFMAKIRDKKMYRNAIPTQSILTITSNVVYGKKTGNTPDGRRSGAPFAPGANPMHGRDENGAIASLTSVGKLPFEHAQDGISYTFSIVPNALGKEDSTRRNNLAALMDGYFMHNDHQQGGQHLNVNVMNREMLEDAIINPDKYPQLTIRVSGYAVRFNALTTEQQQDVITRTFTKGL is encoded by the coding sequence ATGACTGATAACACAACTGTTTTTGCAAATGCGTGGAATAACTTTGTCGCAGGTGACTGGAAAACACAGGTCAACGTTCGAGATTTTATTCAGCATAATTATACTCCTTATGAAGGTGACGAATCCTTTCTAGCCGATGCCACTGACGCAACTTTATCTTTATGGGATAAAGTGATGGAAGGCATCAAGCAAGAAAACACCACCCATGCCCCGATAGATTTTGACACCAAAATGGTGTCGACTATCACCTCTCACGATGCCGGTTATATCAATCAAGAACTTGAAACCATAGTTGGCTTACAGACAGATGCCCCACTTAAACGTGCCATGTTACCTAATGGTGGCATTCGTATGGTTGAAGGCTCGTGTAAAGCTTACGACCGCGAATTAGACAGTGATATTAACTACATTTATTCTGAGCTACGTAAAACCCACAATCAGGGTGTATTTGATGTTTACACCCCTGAAATTATGGCTTGTCGTAAATCGGGGATATTAACTGGCTTACCTGATGCTTATGGCCGTGGTCGAATTATTGGTGATTACCGTCGTATTGCCTTATACGGTATCGACTATTTAATGCAAGACAAGCTTGCCCAGTTCACCTCTTTACAGGCTCAAATGGAAGCGGGTGACGATCTCAATAACGTTATCCAGCTTCGCGAAGAAATATCTGAACAATACCGTGCATTAACGCAAATGAAAGTGATGGCCGCTAAATATGGCTGTGATATTTCAGTACCCGCCACGTCAGCGAAAGAAGCTATTCAGTGGACCTATTTTGGTTATTTAGCGGCAGTTAAAAGCCAAAATGGCGCGGCAATGTCTTTAGGGCGTACCTCATCATTTCTAGATATCTTTATTGAACGTGATATTAAAAATGGCATCATTACTGAACAACAGGCTCAGGAAATGGTTGACCATTTTGTGATGAAACTGCGTATGGTTCGTTTTTTACGCACCCCTGAATACGATGAACTATTCTCTGGCGACCCTATTTGGGCAACAGAATCTATTGCAGGTATGGGTGTAGACGGTCGTACTTTAGTGACTAAATCAAGTTTCCGTTTCTTACATACCCTATACAATATGGGCCCAAGCCCTGAGCCAAATATCACCGTATTGTGGTCAACAAAATTGCCACAGGGCTTTAAAAGTTATTGCGCAAAAGTCACTATCGATACCAGCTCAATTCAGTATGAAAATGACGACCTAATGCGCCCAGACTTCCAATCGGACGATTATGCGATTGCCTGTTGTGTTAGCCCTATGATTGTCGGCAAACATATGCAGTTTTTCGGTGCTCGCGCTAACTTAGCCAAAACCATGCTTTACGCTATTAATGGTGGCGTTGACGAAAAGCTTAAAAAACAAATTGCCCCAAAAACCGCAGCAATTACTGACACAGTGCTAGATTTTGATGATGTGATGACGCGTTTAGATTCGCAAATGGATTGGTTAGCGACCCAATATGTCACAGCACTTAATAGTATTCACTTTATGCACGATAAGTATTCTTATGAAGCTGCGTTAATGGCATTACACGACCGTGATGTTCGTCGTACTATGGCCTGTGGTATTGCCGGTTTATCGATTGCAGCTGACTCACTTTCAGCGATTAAATATGCCAAAGTAAAACCTATTCGTGATGAGAGTGGTATTGCCGTTGATTTTGATATTGAAGGTGATTATCCGAAGTTTGGTAATAATGACTCACGTGTAGATGATATCGCCTGTGACTTAGTTGAGCGTTTTATGGCGAAAATTCGCGATAAAAAAATGTATCGCAATGCGATACCTACTCAATCAATCTTAACCATTACCTCTAACGTGGTTTATGGTAAGAAAACCGGTAACACGCCAGATGGCCGCCGCTCTGGTGCGCCTTTTGCGCCAGGTGCCAACCCAATGCATGGTCGTGATGAAAATGGCGCTATTGCATCATTAACCTCTGTGGGCAAGCTACCCTTTGAGCACGCACAAGACGGTATTTCTTATACCTTCTCTATTGTGCCCAATGCGCTAGGTAAAGAAGATAGTACGCGTCGCAATAACCTTGCTGCATTGATGGATGGTTACTTCATGCACAATGATCATCAACAAGGTGGTCAACATTTGAACGTTAACGTGATGAACCGTGAAATGCTTGAAGATGCGATTATTAATCCAGACAAGTATCCACAACTCACCATTCGAGTGTCTGGCTACGCTGTGCGTTTTAATGCTCTTACCACAGAGCAGCAGCAAGACGTTATCACCAGAACCTTCACTAAAGGTTTATAA
- the pflA gene encoding pyruvate formate lyase 1-activating protein, with amino-acid sequence MAKGRIHSIESFGTVDGPGIRYIAFMQGCLMRCQYCHNRDTWDLEAGKEVTVGELMSQIITYRPFLEASGGGVTASGGEAILQAEFVAELFKACKDQAIHTCLDTNGFVRKYDPVIDELLDSTDLVLLDIKQMDDPTHILLTKVSNQRTLQFAQYLATRGQKTWIRYVVVNGFTDDIESAIKLAEFIKPMTNVEKVELLPFHQLGEHKWQAYGEASPLANLSPPSEQTMLSIKQVFTDRGIEAIF; translated from the coding sequence ATGGCAAAGGGACGCATCCACTCCATCGAATCATTTGGTACCGTTGATGGTCCTGGTATTCGCTACATTGCTTTTATGCAAGGCTGCTTAATGCGCTGCCAATACTGCCATAACCGTGATACCTGGGACTTAGAGGCCGGTAAAGAAGTCACTGTTGGTGAGTTGATGTCGCAAATTATCACCTATCGCCCCTTTTTAGAAGCCAGTGGCGGCGGAGTTACTGCAAGTGGTGGTGAAGCCATTTTACAGGCCGAATTTGTCGCTGAGCTTTTCAAAGCCTGTAAAGACCAAGCTATTCATACTTGTCTTGATACCAATGGCTTTGTCCGAAAATACGATCCTGTTATCGATGAGTTACTTGATAGTACTGATTTAGTGTTACTCGATATTAAACAAATGGACGACCCAACTCATATTTTGCTCACAAAAGTCAGCAATCAACGCACATTGCAATTTGCTCAGTACCTGGCAACTCGAGGGCAAAAAACCTGGATACGCTATGTGGTGGTCAATGGTTTTACCGATGATATTGAATCGGCAATTAAGCTTGCTGAATTTATCAAGCCCATGACCAATGTGGAAAAAGTAGAATTATTGCCGTTTCACCAGCTAGGTGAGCATAAATGGCAAGCCTATGGCGAAGCATCGCCTCTTGCTAATTTATCACCGCCAAGTGAACAAACCATGTTATCCATTAAACAAGTATTCACTGACCGTGGTATTGAAGCTATTTTTTAA
- the ackA gene encoding acetate kinase, with the protein MSDNLESDDLVLVLNCGSSSLKFAVIGAQSGEEHISGLAECFGLEDSRIKWKAQGGKNEAKLGAFTAHREAVEYIVKTILAGHPELAAQIKAIGHRIVHGGEKFTRSVIITPDVIQGIENCASLAPLHNPAHLIGIRAAMASFPTLPQVAVFDTAFHQSMPEKAYIYALPYKLYREHGIRRYGMHGTSHFYVSREAAKVLNKDIADTNVIVAHLGNGASVTAIKGGKSVDTSMGLTPLEGLVMGTRCGDLDPSIIFHLVNQLGYTLTEVNNLLNKQSGLLGISELTNDCRGIEEGYQDGHKGATLALEIFCYRLAKYIASYTVPLGRLDAIIFTGGIGENSDLIRAKVLDLLAIFNFKVDDTKNKAARFGHDGIITADNSPVAMVIPTNEEWVIAEDAVKLISAK; encoded by the coding sequence ATGTCAGATAACCTAGAGTCAGATGATTTAGTATTAGTTTTAAACTGCGGCAGTTCATCGCTAAAATTTGCCGTTATTGGCGCCCAATCGGGTGAAGAGCACATTTCAGGTTTAGCAGAATGCTTTGGCCTTGAGGACTCGCGCATTAAATGGAAAGCTCAAGGCGGCAAAAACGAAGCAAAGTTAGGCGCATTTACCGCACATCGTGAAGCCGTTGAATATATTGTTAAAACTATTCTAGCGGGCCATCCAGAATTAGCCGCACAGATCAAAGCCATTGGTCATCGTATTGTTCATGGTGGCGAGAAATTCACCCGCTCAGTGATTATCACTCCTGATGTCATTCAGGGTATTGAAAACTGCGCATCACTTGCTCCGCTTCATAACCCGGCTCACTTAATTGGTATTCGTGCAGCAATGGCATCATTTCCAACACTGCCTCAAGTAGCAGTATTTGATACCGCATTTCACCAGTCAATGCCTGAAAAAGCCTATATTTATGCTCTTCCATATAAATTGTATCGCGAGCATGGCATTCGTCGCTATGGCATGCACGGTACCAGTCATTTTTATGTCAGCCGTGAAGCGGCAAAAGTATTAAACAAAGACATTGCCGATACCAATGTTATCGTCGCACACTTGGGCAATGGCGCATCGGTTACTGCGATTAAAGGCGGTAAAAGTGTTGATACTTCAATGGGGTTAACCCCACTTGAAGGTCTAGTGATGGGCACACGTTGTGGCGACTTAGACCCATCGATTATTTTTCATTTAGTCAATCAACTCGGATACACCCTAACTGAAGTCAACAACCTGTTAAATAAGCAAAGTGGACTACTGGGGATTTCAGAACTGACTAATGATTGTCGTGGCATTGAAGAAGGCTATCAAGATGGCCACAAAGGCGCGACATTAGCACTAGAGATTTTCTGCTATCGTTTAGCCAAGTATATTGCATCATATACAGTGCCACTAGGACGATTAGATGCGATAATTTTCACTGGTGGTATTGGTGAAAACTCTGACTTAATTCGTGCAAAGGTATTAGATTTATTAGCTATATTTAACTTCAAAGTCGATGATACTAAAAACAAAGCTGCTCGTTTCGGCCACGACGGTATTATTACCGCTGATAATAGCCCTGTGGCTATGGTTATTCCAACTAATGAAGAGTGGGTTATTGCTGAAGATGCGGTTAAATTAATCTCAGCTAAATAG
- a CDS encoding nuclear transport factor 2 family protein produces the protein MFRFVFIFSLIALLGCEKVIEKGEAPQTPESVTLSFLEAIYNERDISKALPYVTPELREVLEHYHIASSVQRHVMGLSMTEVNMSIDEIDIDFFRKFTDEVTIIVKMEGLKGGRPWVDDRTLHLKKKGKKWIIVEVLPEKGRISG, from the coding sequence ATGTTTAGATTTGTATTTATTTTTAGCTTGATAGCCTTATTAGGCTGTGAAAAAGTCATTGAAAAAGGCGAAGCCCCACAAACACCAGAAAGTGTCACATTAAGTTTTTTAGAAGCTATCTATAACGAAAGGGACATAAGTAAAGCGTTACCCTACGTAACACCTGAGTTACGTGAAGTATTAGAACACTACCACATTGCCTCATCAGTACAGCGTCATGTGATGGGATTATCAATGACCGAAGTCAATATGAGCATTGATGAAATCGATATCGATTTTTTTCGTAAGTTTACTGATGAAGTGACTATTATTGTCAAAATGGAAGGACTTAAAGGCGGTAGACCTTGGGTAGACGACAGAACACTGCATTTAAAGAAGAAAGGTAAAAAGTGGATTATTGTAGAAGTATTACCAGAAAAAGGCCGTATTAGTGGCTAA